In Arenicella xantha, the genomic window ATGACGTTTAGTCATAGATAGAGAAAAAACCAATAACCGGAATTTTTAAATGGCCGAAATTTTCACCTTAGTAAATCTAGTCGATTTATTACTACTAGTATTACTACAAGCCGTGTTGGGCTTTGACAATTTGCTTTATATCTCATTGGAGAGCAAACGCGCTCCGCTTGAGAAACAAAAAGCAGTCCGCTTTTGGGGCATCATTATTGCGGTCGCATTACGAATCATATTGTTATTCCTACTGCTAAACATGATCAAAGCTTTCCAAAATGAGTTATTCGCAATTCATTGGGAAGGAATCATTCATGCGACCTTTACGTTACACGCAATCATTGTGTTGTTTGGCGGGGTATTCATTCTCTATACCGCCATGAAAGAGATATTGCATATGATGAGCCTCGAAGATATTAACCAAGAAGAAAGAAGCAATAAATCGATCGGCTTTGTGATTTTTTGGATCGTGGCGATGAACGTTGTGTTCTCATTTGACTCTATTCTAAGCGCTATGGCGGTGACCAAAGTGTTCGCCGTTATGGCCACCGCCATTCTCATTGGCGGAATATTAATGGTGGCATTAGCCGATACCGTATCCGACTTCTTAACCAAGAATCGAATGTACGAAGTACTCGGCTTATTCATCTTATTCTTAGTCGGCGTTATGCTGCTATCTGAAGGCGGCCATCTCGCTCACATGCAATTGTTCGGAAACCCCATTGAACAAATGTCGAAAACCACATTTTATTTTGTTTTATTCGTACTGATTATCAGTGACATAGTCCAAAGTCGCTATCAGCGTAAATTGAATATCGCAAAAAAAGGGGTAGGTAGTAAAACCCCATAAAATGCACGATGAAGTCTTTAAAAATCGTGATTTATTAGCGATGACGCTAATTGGCAACATGGTAATTAGTTCGTCAAGTGCTATTATCAAGTTGTAATAATGCGCATTTACAACAATAACAAACCTTTGAAAAACCAATAGTTTAAACGTAGGAGGATGTATGTCTGCAGACACCCCCAGTCAATCAGTACTCGTCATATCAGCGGATACTACCGTTGTCGAAACCATTCTTGGTGGTAACACTACTGATCAGCAATTTAACGCTCGTGAATCGGTACAGGCCGCGTTAGCCGAACCCAATTTATTTTTGAACAACAGCATCGTGATTTTTGATATCGATAGCACTGCCGGCGATGTCGGCACCGCGATAGATCAAGCGCTGAAGATCAAACAAAGCGACCCAACTCAAGTATTGATGCTTGTTGGCGAGAAAGAAGGACTCAATGAAATTCTCAAGTCCAATATTCAGCCCGTGGTGTATCGAGCATTTAATAAGCCAGTTAGCGCCAATCAAATTTCATTAGCATTTAAGTCAGCACATGTTTTACATACTGAATTAGTAGAAAAGCAAGCGGCTGGTGAAGACATTATGGTTGTCGGCCCTGCCGAGAATCGAGCTAGTGTTGACTCATTAGCCGCTCAACGTAAAACCAACCCAGCCATTTATGCAGGTATCGGTGTATTAGCGTTAGCTGTAGTCGGCTTTTTGATTTTCGGCGGTGGCGGAGAAGAAGAGCAACAAATCGTTCTCGACACACCAACTGAAGCGACACAAGTCATCGAAGATATCGAAGCGGACACAGTCTCTATTACCAACGAACTAAATCAACAAGCAGCCACAGCACTATTAGAGGGTCGTTATGTGACTCCTGCTGGTGACAATGCTCTTGAGTATTTTGATCAAGTGTTGGAAATTGACCCATATGACTCAACCGCTTACGAAGGGCGTAAAACCGTTGCTGAAGCAATGCGCTCCAACTACAACCAACTAGTTGCAGATGCTCAATTTGATGAAGCACTAAAAACCATAGATGCTTTACGCGCTATTGAACCGTTAAACACCAATAACGATCAGCTTAGCGCCGATTTAGGCAAGGCGATTACAGCCCATGTGAAGAAAGTACGCGCCAGTGGCTCAGAAGAAGAAATAGCTGAAACCGCCGCCGTATTGGAGCGACTGGAAGGTGACGTTGAAGGCTCTAAGACAGCGACTGAAGCTTTGAAGGAAGAACAAGTTCTGATTGGCAACATCGACAACGCGCTGGCTAACGGCAACCTAATCCCTCCTCAAAAAGGAAACGCTTACTCACTGGTTTCAGACGCTTTAAAAGGCAATAAGATCAGCAAGGCCAATTCGGAACCTCGAGTAAAAGAACTTAGCGCCAAACTGCTTGTATTAGCCAATGAAAATTTTGGCTCTGGCAATATGGAAGAGACAGCTAAATTGTCGGCGCTGATCAAACGCTTAAACGTTGACCGTCAGGGCTTAGCCGATCTAAACCAGAAAGTGAAAGCTAAACAAGAAGAAATTGCAGCGGCGAAAGCAGCCGAGCAAAAAACTGAGCCAGTAAAGGTTGCTGAAGCCAAACCTGCGCCACCTAAAATTCTTCCTGCTAAAGTAATCAGTCGAGCACCTCCTCGCTATCCAAGCCGTGCCTTGAAGAACGGGCAAGAGGGTTGGGTACAAGTGGCCTTCTACGTAAACACAGACGGTGTCCCTGAAGATATCACTATTAAGGGATCTGAACCTTCTACAACCTTTGATTCAGCAGCGATAAAATCAGTCGAAAAATGGCGCTTTTCTCCAGCTCGCAATCAGAACACTGGCTTGCCAGTGCGCAGCACCCAAATTACTACTAAGGTGCAATTTCGCTTGAACTAGTGAAATAGGCTATATAGAAAAGGGCGTGCTTTTAGCACGCCCTTTTTTTTGGATTGTCAAAATGATTCCTGCCGCTTGCAACGTCACGCAAGCTTCATTGGCACAACTATCTGTCGTTAACTCGCGTAATCAATGCTTGCGTGGACGGATCAAACGCGTCTTTGGCGCCATCGGCAACATTTGCAGCATTGGGATCAATGGTAGGCTTAAGCTGTTTCGCAAGACGCTTCCCAAGCTCTACGCCCATTTGGTCATACGAATTAATATTCGCAAATAATCCACCACAAAAAGTCCTATGCTCATAAAACGCTAATAATGCACCGAGCGTTGTTGGATTGAGTCGCTGCAAGAGAATAGTTGTCGAGGGCTTATCACCAGCGAATATCTTTGCTTTAGCAGCTAGGTCAGTTAATCCCTCTGTCGCATGCAACTCTTTCACTTCGTCAAGACTTTGGCCCGCTAATAGCGCCGCCGTCTGCGCTAGACCATTAGCCAGCAACTCAAGGTGATGCTCGGGATATTCATGATCAGCACGCAAGGTTAAAATAAACTCGGCCGGGATCAGTGAGGTGCCCTGATGCAACATTTGAAATACCGAATGCTGAACATCAGTGCCGACACCGCCCCAGACCACCGGCGATGTTTCCTGATCGACCGGACTACCATCTACCTGACGATCCTTACCATTGCTCTCGGTTTCTAATTGCTGCAAGTAATCGACCAACGAACGTAAACGGTAATCGTAGGCAAAGATCGCCTTGGAACTCGCGCCCATGAAATTATCATAATAATGATCGAGCATAGCAGCGAGAAAACAGACGTTTTCACTTGGCTTTGTTTGATAAAAATGCTGATCCATTGATGCCGCGCCGGCCAAAAACTCTTGAAACCGATCCATACCAAACACCAATGCAGCCGACAGAGACACTGACGACCACACCGAGTATCTACCACCAACCCATTGCGGGAAGGAAACAACATTTTTTTCAGGTATTCCATACGCAACAGCATTGTCTGGAGCTGCCGTCACTGCGTAGAAATTCTGCAACGGGTTCATCTCCCCGTGTTTAGCAAACCAATCAGCGATCGAGTTTATGTTTTGCAAGGTTTCAGCCGTGGTGAAAGTTTTCGACACTCCGATTACCAATGTGCTTGTAACCCTACAGGCACTCAACACGGCGACTAATTGGTGTGCGTCAATGTTGCCGATAAAGTGAACGGTAATATCGCCGCCTACGTCGCTCAACGCTTCGGTAATTAGCTGTGGCCCTAGCGCAGAGCCGCCAATACCAACATGAATAATGTCAGTCACCTGAGTACTTCGAGCATCGAGTTCTTTGGTAATTGCTGCATATTGCTCAAGCAGCTGATTTGCTGAGGACTGCGCTTGCTCTAACGTCTCGGGGCGACGCATATCGATTCCCTGGTTAGTCGGGTCACGCAATAGCGTATGCAACACCGAGCGATCTTCGGTAATATTAATTCGTTCACCTGAAAACAGATCCGTACGCTTTTTTGCAAACTCAATTTGATCCGAAAATTCGGAGTAAATATTGATCAGCTCAGGACTGATATGAGTTTTACTAAAATCAAAATAGATATCCCCTATCTGCTTGGACATCAGATTTACACGATTACTATCGCTGATAAACTTCTTTTTAATCCCTAAACGCTGATCAAGAACGGCCAACGCCTCTAACCTTTTTCGAAGCGATGGTTCAATTGACGGCGACATGATATTTTCAGACATAGGTAAGCATTGCTTAGCGCGAGGCTAACGGTTAAGTTTTAACATAGACTGGAGATTGTAGTGCATCTCCAATGTACTCGAAAGTGCAAACTTGATTGACATAGTCTAATTGACTTTATTATTGCTGCATCCTTGACGCGGTGTCCAACATTCGGTTAGAGAATCCCCATTCGTTATCGTACCAAGCCTGCACTTTGACAAGCTGTCCATTAATTCGAGTTTGCTCAATATCCACCACGCAAGAATTAGGGTCATGGTTGAAATCAATCGACACCAAAGGAACATTGCTCACGTTGAACACACCCGAACGACCTTCTTTATAGACCTCAAATATATCAGCTATCTCTTGCAATGATGTTTTGCGGGTCGCTAAAAAGGTTAAGTCCAACAAGGATACATTAATGGTTGGCACTCTAACTGCTACGGCATCTAACTTACCATCCAAATCAGGTATTACCTGTCCGATCGCTTTGGCCGAACCGGTACTGGTTGGAATCATCGAGTAACTAGCCGCTCGCCCTCGCCGCTTATCTTTATGATATGAATCCAACAGATTTTGAGTGTTAGTATAAGCATGCACCGTATTCGCTAAACCCGAAACAATTCCAATCGAACTATGCATTGCGCTAGCTACATGCGCCAAACAGTTGGTTGTGCACGACGCATTAGAAATCAGCTGGCTGTTAGGACCTATCTCGCTATCGTTGACTCCAAACACCACAGTCGCATCTAGCCCTTTGCCTGGCGCTGACACGAGTACTTTTTTGGCACCGGCTGTTAAATGCTTGCTCGCTAATTCACGGGTTCGGAAAAATCCTGTACATTCGAGCACGATATCAACATCGAGGTCTCCCCACGGCAAATTTGCGGGGTCTCTCTGCATAAACGCTGGAATAACCTTTCCATCGACCGAAATAGAGTCTTCGGTAAAACTGACAATCTGATTAAATCGTCCATGGGTCGTATCGTATTGCAATAAGTGAGCGTTAGCCTCCGTGGACGCTAAGTCATTAATCGCTACGATATTAAACTGTTTGTCCAAACCCCGCTCATAGACGGCCCGAAGTATATTTCGCCCGATGCGGCCGAAGCCATTTATAGCAATATTGATCATCTCTAAACTCCTAGTTTACTTTTTAATACGGGTCAGCGTTGCACCTCAAAGATAATACCGACAGATTCAAAGAATGTGGTAATTCCGAGGCTGAATATCGCTAGCCGAAGGCACTCTGCAACAACCGATGCTGGGAATAAAAGCCTACACTCATCGGCGTAATTATCATTGAGATAGACTCTCAAGCAGACCACTAAACACTTAATTAGACCCGCCCAACTCTAGATACAAAATTCCATATACCAAGTTCTACAAAGCAGTAACGCTAAACACAAAAAAGCACGCTAAGACGCGTGCTTTTTTGAATTTCATCATCGAACCAACATCACGTTCCTTCTGTCAAGGAGATGGTCGGTGTCGGGACATTAGCGGATTTAATTCCGTCTATCGCCTGAATGATTGCCTTGGTTTGAGCCTTAGGGTCAACCTTAACAACTACCGATGCTTCTGGCCGTTCAGCCTTTAGGCGTGTAACGGTAGACTTAATCGCACGATGATCAACCACATTACGCTCAATTGTTATTTCATTCAACTTGTTGATTTCAATAACAATTGGCTTTGGCGCTTCTGGGTCTGGCGGATCAGCAGAAGCCGGTGGCTTATTAATATCGATACCTGACTCTTTTACAAAACTGGCTGTCACAATGAAGAAAATTAACATGATAAACACCACGTCCAACATGGGCGTGATATCAATATCGGTTTCTTCTTCGTTATTCGCTTTACCTAGACGTTTCATTATTATTTCCTCTGTAACGCTTAACGCTGTGCTTCATACTGCTCGGCAATCAAACCAGCAGCGTGTTCTTCTAAAATACCCTCAACACGTCTGGCGCGACTCGAAGCCATCCAGTGAGCGAAAACGGTAGGAATCGCAACCACTAAACCTAGCACGGTTGTAACCAAGGCCTGAGAGATACCTCCAGCCATCGTTTTAGGATCACCTGCGCCATATAAGGTAATTGCTTGGAAAGTTTGAATCATGCCAGTCACGGTACCTAGTAGACCAAGAAGTGGTGCAACCACCGCAATGATTTTGATAAACATGATCCATGAGTTCAACTTAGGCGATTCTTTCAACATAGCCTCGCCAAGCTTCAATTCCATTGTCTCGGGATCCGTATTCGGATTATCTTGGAACACTTTCAATACGCGACCCAATGGGTTACGTAGAGAAGGACGTTTAAGATCCTTAGCTTGCTTACGCACCTTACCTTCGACACCTATTAACACCAAGATACGGAAAGCGGCAATTAGTAGCGCAAGTACACCCAAGGTAATGATCACATAACCTACGATACCGCCCTCTTTGACTTTCTCACCAACACTCGGAGCCAGAACCAATGCACTTAGCAATGCACCCTTCGTTGGGTCCATCAAGAACGGAGTTACATCTGAGGTACTATTTTGCAAGTCAATTGCCCGACTAGTGAAGTCGCCACGCATTTGACGCTCTAACGCGACGAAACCAAGGCCTTCAGAGTACTGCAGAATGTCACCACCAGTAACCGCATTGAATACACCAACTCGGGTTACCACCTTGTCTTGCTTTTCATAGATCGGAATCGGGTTACCATTATCGTTCTTCAATAGTTCGCCGTTCTCGTCAACTTCGTAACCGACTACATAATTCACCGGGGCAGTGTACTTTACTACCTTACCTTGCTCGGTCATTTCATTCTGCAGTTGGTACCACAAATCTTCTATTTCGGTTATCGAAACTAAGTCAGTCAAACTCGCCATTTTGGCTACCATTTGACGAAGATTTTCAGCACGATCTGGGTATTGAGCACTAATCAGCGACGTCTTATAAGACTCTTGCGCTTCTGACGCCGATAACTGAATCACGCCGAACAACTGCTTTAGATCACCTAGCTCCTTAGCTAAATCCTCTTGCAACGCAATGATTTTCGTTTCATTGGCTTTGAACTGACGATCCAATTCATCACTGATACGCTCTTGACGAGCGCGCTCGTTGCGCATTGCGTTCAAACGGCCTTGCTGCTTACTGCGCTCGGCTTTAAATTGATTCTCACGAGCTGTATTCGCAGTGCGTTCGCGACTCGCTGCTGAGTTTGTTGCGCTCAAAATCCGATTAATATCTAAGGCGCGAGTCGATTCGTTAGCCTGGGCTTGCACACCCGAACTAAAAGGCACAAGCAGAACGACTAACAGCAGTGCAACCGACCTAGACACACCCGAACGAATGACATTGCTAGATCCGTACATTTTCGACCGTCTATTATTTATTTTTGCTAGTAAAGAGACCATGTTAAATCGCCTCCGGTGCTTTGGTGGGAAGAAGCATTAGCCCTTTCACCTCTTTATCTTGTGTCATACGAATAGCCTGTGCAATACCAGCATTGTGTGAGCTATCAAGCGCTTTCCACACCTTTGCTGAGGTATCCCAGTATCCAGCTTGTTTGCCATCGGTAGTGAGATAATACAAGCCAGACCGGCCTACTTGCAGCATATTGACCGACAAGGTTCCTTGCGGCAATTCAAGCTCTTCGACAAAAACGTCGATCGACTGGCCGTAGGCATTCTCAATCGAATACGCCTCTAAGACTTGACGAAATCGCTCAGCGGCAGAAATATTCGCGTTAGTTAAATAACCTTTGATTCGTCCGACACGAGCGCGACGCTCTTCAAGTTTGAACGGAACATCAGCGGCAATAAAGCGCTCTAAACCGTCAATCATGCTGAGCATAAGTGGCACGATCTGGCGCTCAATTAACGAAGCATCTTCGATAGAACGCTCGAGCCGTTGCATGGCTACTTCTTGAGCCTGCAAAGTTCGACGCATGCGATCGTTAAACTTCTTCAACACCTCAACGTTTTTACGCTGTTGATGGTAGTCAGCAATAACCTTTTCGGTTTGCTCGGAGATTGCATCAATACGCTTCTGCGACGCGGCACCTGACCCTTGACGCTTTATTCCGCTATTCAAGATATCATCGGTCTTGTCTGCATAGGCAGTGAATGGCATCAACGCCGCGAGTGAGAGACAAAGCACACTCTTTTTCACTACTGACTTCAGTACTACTGTACGCATATTTAACCTCTTTATAAGTCCAAGACTAAAGCTTGGCTTTTTATTGGTTCTTTCAAGTAAACGTGTTTATAAATCAAACACGAATTATCTAATTTGTTTATCTATCGATTAAGTAATTGGCTCAACGCTAGTATCAATCTCAGGGATTGGTGCCTCGAGCTCTCTAATTCGAATAACTTCTGATTTAACGTATCTGATCCAATTTCGAGCATCACCAGAAACTTTCTCGTAGTTAGTAGCTCGATTGAAAGTCGCTTCAGCCTCGACAAATTGCTTTTGCTCAAACTGTGCTAAACCTAGGCTAATGAATACGCCGCCGGTGTTCTGCAGGCCACCTTTATTGATAGCTTTTTTGAGCGCGCTTTCAGCTTCACGCCAGCGATTCAGTTGAATTAGAGATAGACCAAGCTGGTTGTACAACTTACCGTCTTTCGCCAAACCAGCCGCCTTTTCCAATGGCGCAAGGGCTTTTTCGTACTCTTTTGCTGCAAACAATGCTTGTGCGTAGATACGATAATTCTTAAGCACGCCTTTGATCACGCCCGAATTCAGACCTTTTTCCATGATCTGTGCCGCGGCATAAGGATTGTCGAGACTCATATTTAACTGCGCGAGTGCAACCACTTCGGCTTCAGATGTCAGTAAGTTCTGATCATACAAAGCTTGATACATCGCGGTCATACGAGGTTGATCATCCAACTCGTTATAAACGCTCGCCATAGTCAGCAAATATGATTTCTTTGGATAAAACTGAACCAATTGCTTAAGCACTGGCAACATCTTGCGATAGTCATTCTTCTGGCGATAGATCTGACTCAATAATTGCAACCAACCTTCTTTAGGTACGCTACCAACTTCTTCATACTTAGAAATACCCTTTTGCACATTTGGTAGCGCAGCGTCGTAATCTTTAAGCATGTAGTGAGCTTGACCTACTAGCATGTAAGCGTCAGCAGCTGGATCTTGCTGAGTCTTAAACCATTGCTGGGCATACTTGAGGGCTTCACGATAATTTTCTTGTGAAAACAGAACCTGAGCAATCACATACAACATTTGATTGTAAAAAGCATCGGATAAACCCTCGCGAGTCGCCGTTACCAATTTGAATTCTCGCAAGGCGCAATTCAAATTATCTTCTTCAAAACAAATGTTGCCACGATAGTTATGCAAATAGGCTTTCTCGATATTATTTAATTCGGGATCTTGCGCCAATTTATCTAAAAGTGCCTTGGTTTCGTTGGTTCGCTTTTCTTCAAAAGACAATTGAATCTTCTCAAACGTCTTCATGTGCTTTTGACGTATCGACTCTACCCGTTTGGTCTGCCTTTTATTACTAGCGCCTTCTTCTTGCGCTACAGCTTGCTGTGCGCCGAACACCGCAACCTCAACCGCCACAAACATCGGTACCATAAGTACGGCTGTTGCAACGGAGGCTGTTATTGTCTTCAAAAAATTCATGGTATTCATAGTTTCACCTCGCTGAGAGTGATTGTTATTCGGCTCGCCGACTTAACAACCACCTTCCATTTCAAAAACCACCCGGATTTCTACTCCAGAAACGTCTACTGGCTTACCACCAACCTGACGGGGTTTGTACTTGTACTTAAGTGCAGCCTTTTTCGCGGCACTTTCAAACATTGACGAAGTACTTGCCATCACTTCAGGGTTAGTTACTGTGCCACTCGAAGTTACCGTATAACGCAAATCAACCGAACCACACAAACCTCGTTCTGCCGCACGTCGTGGGTAGATCGGAGGAGGACGGAAGATTGGCAAATATTCCCCATCATTGGAGTTGAACCCTTTAAGATCACGATTAATACCAACTTTCACCGCGCCAAGCGCAAAGTTGGAATTAATATCAAGCCGATCAGCCACAACCTGCACGTCAGGCACATCGGGCTGCTGCTCTACTTCGTCCGGGCGCTGAGGCTTAGGCGTGATAGTTTGAACTTCTTCGTTCTTAGGATTGAATTTAAAGTCTGGCAATTTCAGATCCTGAGACTCTACCAATTCAGGCTCCTCCATCTTAATCAAGGCATACATACCTACGATTAGACCAAGCGTCACGAATACTGCGATCACTAGGGATTGAATAGATCTAAACATGATTACTACTCCGATTTAGTCGCGACAGTGGGAAGTTGAATGCCAGCTTCTTTAAGCGCGTCAACAACTTTCATGACGGTCTCGGCATTGGACTCAATATCCGCTTGCACAATCACTTCCCCATCAGGGGTCTCTGCTCGCAAACGGGCCACGTTGGCTTTGATAGCGCGCGGATCAATTACCCGTCGATCAAGCCATATATCATTGTTTTCATCGATAGCAAGAAGGATAGATGCCTTCGGATGCTTAACAGCATTAACCGCTTCAGGCTTAGTAACTTTAGCGCCGCTCTCTTTAATAAAGCTAGCGGTAACGATGAAGAAAATGAGCATAATGAAGACAACGTCCAACATCGGCGTAATGTCGATTTTGGCGTCTTCCTCTTGTCTATTTCTAAGTGCTCGTCTCATTTAATGTTCTCCCAACTTAGGGGGTTAATTCTTGGCTGATAACTACTGAGCTACGGGTCTAATGATCCAAGGTCAGGTTTTCATTCAACTTTTCTCGTTCTTGTTCAGCCTTACGCTGCAACCAAAAACTTAAGAACAAGCCGGATAAAGCCGCCACCATTCCAGCCATAGTTGGAACAGTCGCACGCGAAACACCGCCTGCCATCGCACGAGCGTTACTAGTGCCGTTGATCGCCATGACTTGGAAAACCTCAATCATGCCAGTTACAGTACCGAGCAACCCAAATAGCGGAGCCAATGCAACGCAAGCTTGGATCATCGATAAATTTTCACGCAACTTACTAGCGACACGGGACACCAGCTCTTCACGAACTTGGTGAGCCGCCCAAGACTTACGTTCGGTACGCGACTCCCACTCTTCAATCGCCGACTTAACAGCCGAACGATGAGCACCGCGTATATAAAATATGCGCTCAATAATCATGAACCACATAATAATGAGTAATCCAGCGATCAGATATAAAACCGGTCCGCCCAGCTCCATAAAATCTCGAATGTACTCAAAGATGACTAAAATAAACTCTGGCATCTTGTGAAACCTCTATTGTTACTGACAGTCTCTTATTTCGTTAAGTTCGCTGGCCACAATTGTCCAGCGAACTTAACCCGAGACCAAAAGCGCTTAGCTTTCGATCTGACGAGCAACCATACCAGCTGACTGCTCTTCGAGGATTTCCTCAACACGCTTCGCTTTTGACGCAGCGGCGGTATGCAAGAGAACGATCGGAATTGCTACTACTAGACCACATACTGTGGTTACCAGCGCTTGAGAAATACCGCCAGCCATAAGCTTTGGATCTCCCGCACCGAACAAAGTAATTGATTGGAACGTCTCAATCATACCGAGCACCGTACCGAGTAGACCCGCTAGTGGTGCTACTACTGAAACGATCTTCAAGAACATCAACCAAGATGTCAGTTTCGGCGTTTCCTTCATAATCGCCTCAGACAACCTCAGCTCCATCGCCTCGGTATCTTTAGTTGGATTATCAGTAACCGCTTTCAATACACGACCAAGTGGGTTCTTCGTTGAAGGCGAGCCAGGATTCTTAGCTTGCTTGTTAACGGAAGCCGCAACACCAAACAACGTCACAATCTTGTAAATAGCGATTAACGCGGCGAATAAACCAACACCTAAAATGATGTAACCAACTGGTCCACCTTGGTCAATTCGCTCTCTCAGACTTGGACTCTCAACTGCCGCATCAAGTAAGCGACCTTGTGTTGGATCCAACGCGAAATTAACCGTACCACCTGAACCAGCTGCTCCGAACAAATCACCAGCTTGACTCAAATATCGACCGTCTGGTTGACGCGGCAATTCAGCCACACCACCTTTACCGTAGGTTAGGAAGTTACCATCACCAATCAAGTTAAACACACCAACTCGAACCACATCTTGGTCAGTACGCGCGCCAGAAGCAGTTGCTACAGAGGCACTAAACTTGGCTACTTTACCTTGCTGCACAAGCTCGTTAAAAAGCTCACGCCACACTGACTCAACCTCACCAGCCGTCACAAGCTGATTCGCTTGATTCGATACTTTCTTGGAAATTTCGTCAAAATTAGCACCACGACCTGGGTACTGAGCCGACACGATAGAAGTGTCGAAACGGGCTTCTGCCTCACCAACTACCTGCTGTACGGCACCAAATAAATCTTTCAGATTACCGAGTGCAGCTTGGCGAGCGGTACGAATCGTATTCAACTCTTCGTTATTTGCGGCGTATTGGTTTTCAAGCGCTTCACTGCGCGCATCCAATGTCGCACGCTGTGCTTTTAGATTTGCCAGAATGGCAGCTTTACCGCCGCCAGCTGAACGAAATCGATTCTCTAAATCAGTCGCTGCTTTGCTTTTTTGCAAACTGCCACTTTTAACATCAGATAGAAGTTGGTCGACAGTTTGAGCTTGAACTGGGGCGAAGGCGAACGTTGCTGTAATAGCAATAGCTGTTAATAAACGCTTCATGATTACGCACCCTCCGGAGCATTGATAGGCAGACTTAGCAGTTCAGGCGCAGTCGTTTTAGCCGCGACCTTGATTGCTTTTCGGATATTTCGATTGTCGCTGGCAGGCAGCGGCTTCCAAGTATTATTCACTGAATCCCACATCCCAGAATTTTTCTGATCGGTAGTTTGGTAATAAAGCGCAATGCGACCGATACGGAGCATATCAACTTCTACTTCGGTGCCACCAATACTCTGAGTTGCTTTATAAGCTTCAGAGGTTGTGCCGTATTCGAGCTCAACATTATAGATATCCATAATACTGCGGTAGCGACTAGAGGTTGTGGCATCAGGGTTCTTCATCAAATCTTTCAATTGAATGATGCTCTTAACACGCTCTTCTTTATGAAAAGGCAAATCTGCTTTCACAAACGCTTCCAAAGCGGCCAACATTTTGCTCAAAACTGGCGCC contains:
- a CDS encoding DUF3450 domain-containing protein, with protein sequence MKKSVLNWIGQALAVVVIGAAAVTTAVAQSSGGSSVDQEFARELKLVEGLKVYNAQLEEQLQAQGVAKREIVQSIDKAKDLDPQMAPVLSKMLAALEAFVKADLPFHKEERVKSIIQLKDLMKNPDATTSSRYRSIMDIYNVELEYGTTSEAYKATQSIGGTEVEVDMLRIGRIALYYQTTDQKNSGMWDSVNNTWKPLPASDNRNIRKAIKVAAKTTAPELLSLPINAPEGA